From the genome of Rhizobium sp. NXC24, one region includes:
- a CDS encoding carboxymuconolactone decarboxylase family protein, whose product MQDWNAYRDALIGRVGEFAKLSPDVLTGLHVIEGSGNKTAILEPKMHEIIALAVAVTTRCDGCIAVHAKKAVELGASKGEIAEALGVAIALNAGAALTYTARVFDAIEALPGK is encoded by the coding sequence ATGCAGGATTGGAATGCCTACCGTGACGCCTTGATCGGCCGTGTCGGCGAGTTCGCCAAGCTGAGCCCGGACGTCTTAACCGGTTTGCATGTGATCGAAGGCAGCGGCAACAAGACTGCTATACTGGAGCCGAAGATGCACGAGATCATCGCTCTGGCAGTTGCGGTCACGACGCGCTGCGATGGGTGCATCGCCGTTCACGCGAAGAAGGCGGTCGAACTCGGGGCTTCAAAGGGCGAGATCGCCGAAGCGCTGGGAGTGGCCATCGCGCTCAACGCAGGCGCTGCGCTCACCTATACGGCCCGCGTGTTCGACGCGATCGAGGCGTTGCCTGGAAAATGA
- a CDS encoding patatin-like phospholipase family protein: protein MRALLIVLPLLLALSGCVQTLDRALDAKEADKGAIAGYGEIRAYLDDRFDEVPGDLHDWAPVTAHKKAAALMISGGGAGGAFSVGVLSAWSAAGNRPQFDIVTGVSTGALIAPYAFLGSAYDDTLVDLYTSGVAQELVRTKGFVGLFGSSLLRAGPLRGMIERYITPAILQQVAAEHRKGRRLFVLTTNLDSQRAVVWNMGAIANSGRPDALKLFQDVLTASASIPGVYPAVMIKAESGGRQFEEMHSDGGSASQVLMMPQAFLTSSNRLLPVKGKGIDFYVIVNNALMPEFAITPDRTLPVIVRAYSIFIKSQTQSALTALYNYSRLTGAGFHLASIDAPVQYSMFDPFNTNYMRAVYSLGYAEFTAGTLWKDKPVFR, encoded by the coding sequence ATGCGGGCGCTTCTTATCGTACTCCCGCTTCTGCTCGCCCTCTCCGGGTGCGTGCAGACCTTAGACAGGGCTCTCGATGCGAAGGAGGCGGACAAGGGCGCCATTGCTGGCTACGGCGAAATCCGGGCCTATCTCGATGACCGGTTCGATGAAGTCCCGGGCGATCTCCATGACTGGGCGCCGGTGACGGCGCACAAAAAAGCCGCCGCGTTGATGATTTCGGGCGGCGGTGCGGGTGGCGCGTTCAGCGTCGGCGTGCTTTCGGCATGGAGCGCCGCCGGGAACCGTCCGCAGTTCGACATCGTAACGGGCGTCAGCACCGGCGCCTTGATCGCTCCTTACGCATTTCTCGGATCGGCCTATGACGATACCCTGGTGGACCTCTACACCAGCGGCGTTGCGCAAGAGTTGGTCCGGACCAAGGGCTTCGTCGGACTGTTCGGGTCGAGCCTGCTGCGAGCCGGACCATTGAGAGGAATGATCGAACGCTACATCACGCCCGCGATTCTGCAGCAGGTTGCCGCTGAGCATCGCAAGGGTCGCCGCCTCTTTGTACTGACCACCAATCTCGACAGCCAGCGCGCCGTCGTATGGAACATGGGCGCGATCGCCAATAGCGGGCGCCCCGACGCCCTGAAGCTGTTTCAGGATGTATTGACGGCATCGGCGAGCATTCCCGGCGTTTACCCGGCGGTCATGATCAAGGCCGAGTCGGGCGGGCGGCAATTCGAGGAGATGCATTCGGACGGCGGCTCGGCGTCGCAAGTCCTCATGATGCCGCAAGCTTTTCTGACGAGTTCCAATCGCCTCCTGCCCGTCAAAGGGAAGGGCATCGATTTCTACGTGATCGTCAACAATGCGCTCATGCCTGAATTCGCCATCACGCCTGACAGAACGCTTCCTGTGATCGTAAGGGCCTATTCGATCTTCATCAAATCGCAGACGCAGAGCGCGTTGACGGCTCTCTATAACTATTCGCGGCTGACCGGCGCCGGTTTCCATCTCGCCTCGATTGACGCGCCGGTTCAATATTCGATGTTCGATCCGTTCAACACCAACTATATGCGGGCGGTTTATAGCCTCGGATACGCCGAATTCACCGCGGGGACTCTGTGGAAGGACAAACCCGTGTTTCGCTAG
- a CDS encoding MarR family transcriptional regulator → MPSGKRSSRSNKNELETQPLDPGIYEGLAGVRLAMRLFLSFSEAAVSEAGVTSQQYQALLVIKVAPGSQIMVRELADQMLLQHHGAVQLVDRLATAGFAVRIPSEEDKRSVLIGLTPKGEELVERLARTHLKGMLANERLLVESLKRLRRLSRLG, encoded by the coding sequence ATGCCCTCGGGAAAGCGGTCCAGTCGGTCAAACAAAAACGAACTTGAGACCCAGCCCCTGGATCCGGGCATCTACGAAGGCCTTGCGGGCGTCAGGCTCGCCATGCGGCTATTTCTTTCTTTCAGCGAAGCCGCGGTTTCCGAGGCGGGAGTGACATCCCAGCAATATCAGGCGCTGTTGGTGATCAAGGTCGCGCCTGGAAGTCAGATTATGGTGCGCGAACTTGCCGATCAAATGCTCCTGCAGCATCACGGTGCGGTGCAGCTCGTGGACAGGCTCGCGACGGCAGGGTTCGCCGTCCGCATTCCCTCGGAAGAAGACAAGCGAAGCGTGCTGATCGGCCTCACTCCCAAAGGAGAAGAGTTGGTCGAGCGCTTGGCAAGAACCCATCTGAAAGGAATGCTGGCAAATGAACGGCTGCTCGTCGAATCCCTCAAGAGACTACGGCGTCTCTCGAGATTGGGCTAA
- a CDS encoding SDR family NAD(P)-dependent oxidoreductase — protein MRFKDKVVAITGGGSGIGKEAAARFIGEGARVALNGRDLGKLEAAAREIDPSGTKVVVSAGDIALPETGAALVDAAVSRFGRLDVLVNNAGVFNPTPFLELTEADYDWYLDTILKGKFFTAQAAAKAMKDKGGAIVQTGSMWAIQAIGATPSAAYSAANAGVHAMVRNLAIELAPYNIRINAVAPAVVETPVYNTFLSDDQVKQVLPTFNSFHPLGRNGQPRDVAEAILFLASEQASWITGTVLPVDGGVTAGRQ, from the coding sequence ATGAGATTTAAAGATAAAGTCGTCGCCATTACCGGCGGTGGGTCCGGCATCGGCAAGGAAGCGGCAGCTCGTTTTATCGGGGAAGGCGCGAGAGTGGCCCTCAACGGGCGCGATCTCGGTAAGCTTGAAGCCGCGGCGCGAGAAATCGATCCAAGCGGCACTAAAGTCGTCGTCTCCGCAGGCGACATCGCCTTGCCCGAAACCGGAGCGGCACTCGTTGACGCCGCCGTTTCGCGTTTCGGCAGGCTCGACGTCCTCGTCAACAATGCCGGCGTCTTCAACCCGACGCCGTTCCTCGAGCTGACGGAAGCGGACTACGACTGGTATCTGGATACTATCCTCAAGGGTAAGTTCTTTACCGCCCAAGCCGCCGCCAAGGCGATGAAGGACAAGGGCGGCGCTATCGTGCAGACCGGTTCCATGTGGGCCATCCAAGCGATCGGGGCGACCCCGTCGGCCGCCTATTCCGCCGCTAACGCCGGCGTGCACGCCATGGTCCGCAACCTTGCTATCGAGCTTGCCCCCTACAACATCCGCATCAACGCCGTCGCGCCGGCCGTCGTCGAGACGCCTGTTTACAACACTTTCCTGTCGGACGATCAGGTCAAGCAGGTTCTGCCTACGTTCAATTCGTTCCATCCGCTCGGCCGCAATGGTCAGCCGCGCGATGTTGCCGAGGCTATCCTGTTCCTCGCTTCCGAGCAGGCGTCGTGGATCACCGGGACGGTCCTTCCCGTCGATGGCGGCGTCACCGCCGGCCGCCAGTGA
- a CDS encoding TetR/AcrR family transcriptional regulator — protein sequence MNDTASAILDAAEERIRSAGYSGFSFRDVAADVGVKASSVHYHFPAKEKLAAAVARRYTDRFLEAVENELAQGTDVVQAWRQVFRAALHRDGRMCLCGALAVTSYDLADEVREEVKRFFVLGIEKLMKDGLTKDAAVQVLATLEGAMLAANILDDQSIFESGSAALA from the coding sequence ATGAACGATACAGCAAGTGCAATCCTGGACGCGGCCGAAGAAAGGATTCGCAGTGCAGGGTATAGTGGTTTCAGCTTCCGCGATGTCGCCGCCGACGTCGGCGTGAAGGCTTCCTCCGTGCACTACCATTTCCCGGCTAAGGAGAAGCTGGCTGCAGCGGTCGCTCGCCGCTACACGGATCGCTTTCTGGAAGCGGTGGAGAATGAGTTGGCTCAGGGCACGGACGTCGTCCAAGCTTGGCGGCAGGTTTTCCGTGCAGCCTTGCACCGCGACGGCAGAATGTGCCTCTGCGGTGCCTTGGCGGTGACGTCATACGATCTGGCGGACGAGGTCAGGGAGGAAGTGAAAAGATTCTTTGTCCTCGGAATCGAGAAGCTGATGAAGGATGGCCTCACCAAAGACGCCGCCGTGCAGGTTCTCGCCACCCTTGAGGGGGCTATGCTTGCCGCGAACATCCTCGACGATCAGTCCATATTCGAGAGCGGCAGCGCCGCCCTCGCGTAG